The genomic region GGCCCGTGAGGTCATCGAGGCCGTGACCGAACGGACGGCGTGGACGCTGAACAACTCGAAGGACATCGAGATGGCGCAGGGACTCTCCGCAGACATCAAGACGGACTCCGACTGAGTCACCAGCGTCAGCCGAGTTTCGTCGAGGAGAAAACCTTCTTTCTGTCAGGGGCTGTTCGTCACCGGTCTCTCACGGGGCTCGACCGACCGGTGCAAACAAGCCCCATATCGCTGTGTGACACCTACTCGCTTCCCGCTCTGGGAGGGATGATTGTTACGTCGAACAGGTCAGCATCCCGAGCCGACCGGCCACCCCGCGGATTCGGCGCTCTCACTGCCGCAGCGCCGTCGTCAGAATCACCACGGCCACCAGCAACAGCGCGAGCGCCGAAATCGGCTGCCCCTCGGTCGCGACCTGGTAGACCGCGAACGCCACACCACCGGTCGCGACGCCGACCACGACGGACCCACCGATGTGCGCCAGTTCGGCCCGGGTCGTGTCTGCCTCGCGCCCCAGTTGCTCCCCGAGCCCGATGGCGTTCTGGCCGACGTCCCAGGCCAGCACAGTCGCGGTCGTCCCGACGAGCATGAGCAGTTCGGCGGATGGTGCGCCACCGGTCGCCCCGGCGAAGACGAGTCCGCCGAGCAGGCCGACCGCGCCGACGTGGACGAGTCGGCGAGAGCCGAGGACCACGCCGGGGGCGAGCGCGAGCATACCGAGGGCCGCCCCGACGACGCCCACCGAGGCGGTCAGGATGGCCGCGAGGGCGGCGAACGCGCCAGCGCCCAGTGCGACCACGGCCGACAGGCGGACGGGTCGCCGGTCGATCTCGGTCGCCATCAGGTCCACCTCCGTGAGCCACGGGCAAGGGCGTTCACGAGTCCTTCGTCTGGGTCCCAGTCGATGACGCGGATGCCACCCTGGCGCAGTTCGGTGATGCGGGCGCGGCGTTCCACCCGGGCGATGCGCTGGCCGATGGTCTCCGTCGCGGTGGCGTCCGGGCTGATGATGGTCACCTTGTGTCCGTGGGCGTGGAGCAGGCGGGCGGCCTGCACCGCATCGTCATCACACAGCGGGCTGAAGAACACGAGCTGGGCGTCGCCCGGGAGCCGTTTCCTGAGGTTCCGGACACCGAGCGTGATGGAGCGGTAGCCCGCGGGCTGCTCCGAGGAGAGCGCGGGGTGGTGGGCGAACAGCTCCTCGACCTTCGCGCGGTGTTCGTTCCCGAGGCCGGGACGGAGCCAGACCGACTGTGGGGCGAGGGCGGTGAGACCGACCCGGTCGCCCGTGTCGAGCAGTGCGGTGAAGACGTGGCCGGCAGCCTCGATGCCGAGGTCCGCTGCATGGAGGCCCTCCTCGTCCCGGCGGACGTAGGCCTCCTTGCGCAGGTCGAGCAGGCACATCACGGTCGCGGCGCGCTCCTCGCGGAACAGCAGGGTCGCGAGGTCGCCGGTTCGCGCGTATCGCTTCCAGTCGACCCGCGAGAGCGGGTCGCCGCGGCGGTACTCCCGGGTCGAGTGGAACTCGACGCCGTCGCCGCCGATGTCGGTGTTCACGCGCCCGGCGTACTGCGAGGTCTGCTTGCGCAGCGGGACCGGAATCGTCGCCTCCAGCGAGGGGGTACACACCATGTCGCCGCCGGTCCGGAACCGGGTGTGAGTCTCCTCGGCGCCGGACCAGCCGCGGACGATGGCCTCGCACGTCTTGAACTCGTGGGTGCCGCGCTTGGCGGTCACGGTGTAGGAGAACGAGTCCGACTCGCCGGGGCGCAAGGCGGTGCCGAGGCGGGCGGACCCGGACTTCACGGAGAGTTCCTCGGGCACGCCGTCGACGAGGCGCACGTCGGGCAGGGTTCGACTCCCGTCGTTCGTCACGCGGACCGTCACGGTCACCTCGTCGCCGAGGGACGGGTCCGGGTCGCTGAGCTCTCGGGTGATACTGAGCGTCACGGCCGGGGCCTCGGTGATCCGGGCGTACGCGAGGTAGCCCACGCCGACGACCGCCGAGAGCAACAGCGCGGGCTGTCGCGTGATGACGCCGACTGCGCCCGCGACCAGCGTCACCGCGGCGATGCCGCGCCAGTGGTTGGTCGCCTCCGTCGTGTCGGTGATGACGCGCTGGGTCTGGACCGCGTCGGTTGCCGACCCACCTGCTCCCGCGTCGGTTCCCGCGGCCGTCGCCCCCGCCGGCGTCGTGCTGTCGTCGCTCCCCGTCGCGTCGTCGGTCTCTCGCGTCACTGTCGAACTCATCTGTCGTACTCCTCCGACATCCGTGCAATCTCGGTCGCCGCGTGGACGGCCCACCGGTGATACCGCGTCTGGCGGCCACTGAACAGGTCGACCCGCGAGAACAGCGAGCCGCCCTCGAGCGTGCCGGTGAAGAACGCGGCGGCGTACGGGTCGTCGGTCCACTCACCGGCCTCGATTCGTCGTTTCGCCTCCGACTGCGAACAACCCTGTGTGCGGGCGATGGTCGCGACCGCGGCGCGCTCCAGTCGTGTCGTCGTCTGCTCACGACTGTCGACCCGACGAAGGTCCGTACTCGCGACGTGGAGCAACTCGTCGAAGTCGTCTCCCGGCGTGGGAAGCTCCTGTGACTGCTCCGGGTCCGGCGTCTTGGCCTGCACGTACCGGTTCCGGGTGCGCGAGACGCCGATTCGGACGCCCTGCAGGAGTGCTGCGAGGCCGAGTACGACGAGTATCGCCTCGTTCATCGACATCCCGGCGGCGACCTCGGGGAACAGGACCAGGGCGAACGCCAGGGCGGCGACGGCGACCCCGAGCACCGAGAGGATGGTTCTGAGCTTCATCGCGTCTCACCCTCGTTGTGGGCTTCGAGCCGCCTGAGTGCTTCGACTGCACGGTCCTCGCGCTCGGGCGTCGCGTCGGCGGCACCGTACCGGACCGACTCGAACAGGTCGGTCAGGGTCTGGACGTCTGCCGGGTCGAAGCCGGCGTCGACCGCGGCACGCTCGAACTCCCGCGGCGTGCTCGTTTCGGGATGGTCGACCGGCAGGTGTCTGGTCATCTCGACCCACGCGCGGTAGATCTCGTTGTCGACGTCCGAACTGGATTCGATGCGGTCTGCGGCCCGGCCCGCGGCGGTCGAGATTGCCTGCGTGTCGACCGGGTCAGCGTCCGCCTCCGCCGCGTCCTCGCTCACCTCGACGACCTCGTCCTCCTCGTCGTCGCCGCCGGAGACGCTCCATGCACCGACCAGCACCACGGCGAGGATGCCTGCCCCACCGAGCAGGAGCAAGAGCGGGACGTCGAACGGCTGTTGTTGCTGCTCGTCGTCGCCGCTCCCCGAGCCTTCACCAGCACCGTCACCGGTGCCGGAGTCGTCCGGCCTCTCCCCGGGTGCGCCCTGTTGCTGGGTCTGTGGGGTGTCCGAGGAGGGACAGAGGAAGAAGAACGGGGCCACCGACGCGACGATGACGGCCATCAGCAAGAGCATGGCCACGGCGACCACGCCGTCGTACCGCCGGTAGGACCCGATGGTGACCGACGCCGCGACCGCGACGAGACCGACACCGGCCCACCACGGGAGCGTCCGGGACGGACAGTCCTGCCGGAGCGGCGGCTGCTGCTGTGCTGTCGTCTGGTTGACCCGCTCCCCCGATTGGGTGGTGGTCTCCGTCGTCACCCCGTCGGCGTTCACGTTGGAGACGGAGCCCCCACTCCCCCCGGGCTGGGTCGTCTCACCGAGCGTCCCCGCCGCGATGGCGATGGCGAGGACACAGCAGATGGCGACGACCACGATGCCCACGTTCCTTTGTTTCACGTGACCCTCTAGCTGGAAACGACACTTAGGGGTGCCGGATTGTCAAGCCATGACTTGACTCATCGGTTCGCGCCGGAGATGGCGAGTTCTCGGTCAGTCGTCGTCGTCGGCCGTCGGTTTCGCCCCTGACGCGTGCGCCGACTCGATGGCCCGAAGTGCCTCGATGGCCCGGCTCTCGCGGTCTGTCGTCGGGTCCTCCCCGCCGTAGCGGACCTCCTCGAACAGCGCAGTGAGTTCCGTGACCTGTTCGCGGGTCATCCCGGCCGCGATGGCAGCCTCCGCGAACTCCGCGGGGGTGCTCGATTCGGGCTCGGGCACGTCCAGATGTGTCGTCATCTCCCGCCAGGCCCGGTACACCTCGTTGTCGACCGCGGTACTGGTCTCCAGCCGGTCCGCGGCTCGCCCCGCGGCGGCACCGATGGCAGCCATGCGGTGCCGCGGGGAACGCGATGCCAGCCCCGCCTCGTACACCTCCTCGTCGTCCGCCGGGCCCTCGTCGCCGCCCCGGAGGGCGAACCAGGCGAACACGAGCACGATACCCACCACCAGCGCGGCGATGAGAAGGGCGACCTCCGGGCTCACGTTCCCGGGGTTCTGGCTCAGCCCGAGCGAGGAGGAGACGCCCTCGGTCTGTTCCGCGACCTCCGAGGGGATGATCGAGAGCTGGTCGGGCTCGTTCTGGGTGGCACAGTTCGTCAGGAGGAGCCACAGGAAGAAACCGGGGAACGCGATGGTCCCGACCAGCCCGGTGGCCGCCAGCCCGTCTTTCGAGTGCTGGACGTACAGCCAGATGGCCGCCGTGAGGACCACGACGATGGCGAAGAACTCGCCGCTCAGCAGGAACGGGATGCAGAAGCTCAGCGAGAAGCCGAGGCGGCCCGGGTCGGTGATGGGCCGTGCGGGACTCGTCCCGTCCTCCCCGTTCCGGTCGGTCGCGGTGTCGTCGTTCGGGTTGACGATGGAGGAGCCGCCACCCCCGGGTTCGTGGGGCTCGACCAGCGTCGCGGCCGCGAACGCGAGCGCGAACACGCAGATGAGGGCGAGGACCACCGGGATAGCTTTCTCCCGATTCACGACGGAACGTAAGTGAGTCGTCCTTGAGAACGTTTCGCTAGGGCAAGTAACTGTGTTCGCCTTCAGGGGCCGGAACGGCTGGCCGTCTCCGGAGCTACCGCCGCCCCGAGATGACCTCGACCTCGCCGTGCTGGACGAACGTGTCCGTCTCGAGCTCCCGGAGATGCTCGCGCAGGTCGGCCTCGAAGGCGTCTTTCCGGTCGCCGAAGCGGGCCGGCGAGCAGAACGAGAGCGAGAAGACGTAGCCGACGATGCTGTCTTCGTCCCACTCGCGCTCGTACGCGATGGTCTCGGTCTCGACGTCGGCGAAGCCGTGCTCGGCGAGCAGGTCGTCCCACGGGTCGTCGTACTCCTCGATGGGGCCGGTCCGCTCGGGGAGGTCGTTGAGGTACTCGGCGGCGAGCGCGTGCACGCCCGCCTGCCAGTCGTCGTCGAGCCCGTGGGTGAGCCACTCGCCGTCGGTGACGAGCGCGACGCCGCCGCCCGGTTCGGTCAGCTCGAACAGGTGGTCGAGGGTGCGAGGCTGGTCCATCCAGTGGAAGGACCGACCCATCGTCGTGAGGCGAACCGTGCCGATGCCGGCGGGCAGGTCCGCATCGGACCCCTGCACCCACTCGACGTTCTCGCAGCCGGCCGCCACAGCCTGTTCGCGGGCCTCGCGGAGCATCGCCTCGTTCGGGTCCATCCCGACCACCTTGCCGGCGTGTTCGGCGAGCGGGATTGCTATCTGGCCCGCGCCACAGCCGAGGTCGAGGACGCGGCTCGTCTCGTCGACGCCGAACCGGTCGACGAGGTACTCGATGGCGTCGGTACCGTACCGAGGTCGATAGCGGGCGTAGTACCATTCGGTGCTGGCGAAGCGCTCGGCGCTGTCCGGGGTCGTGGAGTCGTCTGACGGGGACATGGTGAGAACGCTCGGAGCCGAGAGAACCGGAGCGCGAAACTTAAGCATTCTGGAACGTTCGTCCCCCGACCCGGCTCAGCGCGCCGACGGTGACGGGTCGTACCCCGGCCCGACCCGCAGTTCGAGGGCGTCGGGGCGGACCGAGAGCGTGAGTTCGCTGTGCTCGCTCAGTTCGCCGTCGCGGCTGAACGTGATGGGTCCCTCGTGCCCGGCGACGGTGAGTTCGCTGGCCGAGATGTGCGTCACGCCGGGCGTATCCTGCCCGAGGAGCCGGTGCCCGATGGCTTCGGCGACCATCGACCGCGTCGGCATCTGCTCGACGACGGCAACGTCGAACAGCCCGTCCTCCATGTCGCCCTGGCCGCCCTCGCCGACGAACTGGCGGGCGTTCCCGACCAGCAGACAGAGCGCTTCGCCGTCCCAGGACTGCTCGCCGTGGTCGGCGGTCGCGTCGACCCGGATGTCGAGCCCGTCGAACGCCATCGCCTCCTGTGCGCCGGTGACCAGGAACGCGAGCGTCCCGAACCGCCGCTTGAGGTCGCTGGAGGCAGCCACGCTGGCTTCGGCCGGCAGTCCAGCGATACAGGAGACGGCGAACGGTTCGTCGCCGGCCATTCCGAGGTCGACCGTCCGCCGCTCCCCGGTGTCTGCGATCTCGACGCCCTGCTGGATGGTCTCGATGCCGACGTTTTGCGCGAGGATGTTCGCCGTCCCGGCGGGGACCGCGCTCAGCGTGACCGACCCGAGGTGGCCGGCGTCGTTGAGGCCGCGAAGCACCTCGTTGATGGTCCCGTCGCCGCCACACACCGCGAGTTCGGAGACACCGTCCTCGCCGGCTTGCTGGCCGAGCCGCCTGGCGTCGCCCGGCCCTCTCGTCTCGACAGTGTCGAAGCCGCGGGCCCGGAGGAGCCGTTTCACGTACTCGGCGTGGTCGCCACTTCCACTCACTGGATTGATGATACAGCGACGGGAACCGATCTGCATTGCGCGGGTGTAGAACGCGATGGTTAACAAGCCCTGCGTTCGGGCAGTCACTCGCGCCGCGACGACCGGGCTGGTACTTCTGCTACCGACGCCGTTCGGTAGCCGCGGATAGTCGGCACCGTCGGCCTGCGAAGGCCGGGGATTTCAGCCCCAGTTGTGACGACCGCGGTCACGACCGCGCCCGCGGCCCCGCCCGCCTGCACGCCTGCGCCCCTGACCGCCCGCACGCCCACGACCTCGACCGTCCTGGTCGCCCGGCCCGGTCTCGAACTCGTCGAGCCAGCCGGTCCCCGGTTGCGACCCGAGGACGCCGGCGGTCTCGGCGTCGACCGCCTGCCGACGCAGCAATCGGACGGTCGCCGCGGGCGAACACCGGCCCCGTATCGGTCCGCCAGCCGCCGTCTGGAAGACCGGTCCGGTCAGACGGTAGTCGTCGTCCCGGTTCCGGAACGCGGTGGTCCTGACCAGCTGTGCCGGGTTGCGCGTGTAGATGTCGAAGCCGTGGTCGTCGTTCCGAACTGCACTGGTTCGGACGACCGCGAGCGCCCCGATGCCGTCGATGTCGAAGCCCGACCCGCCGTTCGAGAGGGCGACGCTGCACCGGAGTTGCGTCTCGGTGAAGTCCTCGACGTCGAAGCCGTCGCCACGGTTCTCCATCGCGCCGCAGCGAACGACGGTCA from Haloarchaeobius sp. HME9146 harbors:
- a CDS encoding DUF4129 domain-containing protein — encoded protein: MKQRNVGIVVVAICCVLAIAIAAGTLGETTQPGGSGGSVSNVNADGVTTETTTQSGERVNQTTAQQQPPLRQDCPSRTLPWWAGVGLVAVAASVTIGSYRRYDGVVAVAMLLLMAVIVASVAPFFFLCPSSDTPQTQQQGAPGERPDDSGTGDGAGEGSGSGDDEQQQQPFDVPLLLLLGGAGILAVVLVGAWSVSGGDDEEDEVVEVSEDAAEADADPVDTQAISTAAGRAADRIESSSDVDNEIYRAWVEMTRHLPVDHPETSTPREFERAAVDAGFDPADVQTLTDLFESVRYGAADATPEREDRAVEALRRLEAHNEGETR
- a CDS encoding diacylglycerol kinase family protein, giving the protein MQIGSRRCIINPVSGSGDHAEYVKRLLRARGFDTVETRGPGDARRLGQQAGEDGVSELAVCGGDGTINEVLRGLNDAGHLGSVTLSAVPAGTANILAQNVGIETIQQGVEIADTGERRTVDLGMAGDEPFAVSCIAGLPAEASVAASSDLKRRFGTLAFLVTGAQEAMAFDGLDIRVDATADHGEQSWDGEALCLLVGNARQFVGEGGQGDMEDGLFDVAVVEQMPTRSMVAEAIGHRLLGQDTPGVTHISASELTVAGHEGPITFSRDGELSEHSELTLSVRPDALELRVGPGYDPSPSAR
- a CDS encoding DUF58 domain-containing protein, translated to MSSTVTRETDDATGSDDSTTPAGATAAGTDAGAGGSATDAVQTQRVITDTTEATNHWRGIAAVTLVAGAVGVITRQPALLLSAVVGVGYLAYARITEAPAVTLSITRELSDPDPSLGDEVTVTVRVTNDGSRTLPDVRLVDGVPEELSVKSGSARLGTALRPGESDSFSYTVTAKRGTHEFKTCEAIVRGWSGAEETHTRFRTGGDMVCTPSLEATIPVPLRKQTSQYAGRVNTDIGGDGVEFHSTREYRRGDPLSRVDWKRYARTGDLATLLFREERAATVMCLLDLRKEAYVRRDEEGLHAADLGIEAAGHVFTALLDTGDRVGLTALAPQSVWLRPGLGNEHRAKVEELFAHHPALSSEQPAGYRSITLGVRNLRKRLPGDAQLVFFSPLCDDDAVQAARLLHAHGHKVTIISPDATATETIGQRIARVERRARITELRQGGIRVIDWDPDEGLVNALARGSRRWT
- a CDS encoding class I SAM-dependent methyltransferase, whose product is MSPSDDSTTPDSAERFASTEWYYARYRPRYGTDAIEYLVDRFGVDETSRVLDLGCGAGQIAIPLAEHAGKVVGMDPNEAMLREAREQAVAAGCENVEWVQGSDADLPAGIGTVRLTTMGRSFHWMDQPRTLDHLFELTEPGGGVALVTDGEWLTHGLDDDWQAGVHALAAEYLNDLPERTGPIEEYDDPWDDLLAEHGFADVETETIAYEREWDEDSIVGYVFSLSFCSPARFGDRKDAFEADLREHLRELETDTFVQHGEVEVISGRR
- a CDS encoding DUF4129 domain-containing protein, which codes for MNREKAIPVVLALICVFALAFAAATLVEPHEPGGGGSSIVNPNDDTATDRNGEDGTSPARPITDPGRLGFSLSFCIPFLLSGEFFAIVVVLTAAIWLYVQHSKDGLAATGLVGTIAFPGFFLWLLLTNCATQNEPDQLSIIPSEVAEQTEGVSSSLGLSQNPGNVSPEVALLIAALVVGIVLVFAWFALRGGDEGPADDEEVYEAGLASRSPRHRMAAIGAAAGRAADRLETSTAVDNEVYRAWREMTTHLDVPEPESSTPAEFAEAAIAAGMTREQVTELTALFEEVRYGGEDPTTDRESRAIEALRAIESAHASGAKPTADDDD